Proteins from a single region of Pirellulales bacterium:
- a CDS encoding transposase, with amino-acid sequence MGRPHRSSEGGHIYHVLNRGNARMTVFDDKGDFDAFEKVLAEAVERSDTRLLAYCLLPNHWH; translated from the coding sequence ATGGGAAGACCACATCGATCCAGCGAAGGCGGCCACATTTACCACGTGCTGAACCGCGGCAACGCGCGGATGACCGTGTTCGACGACAAGGGCGACTTCGACGCCTTCGAGAAGGTTTTGGCCGAGGCGGTCGAGCGGAGCGACACGCGGCTGCTGGCCTATTGCCTGCTGCCGAACCACTGGCACTT